The following DNA comes from Buttiauxella agrestis.
GTTCTTCCACGCCACGCGTCAACCGAACACCGACGAAAATGCAGGCTTCTGACGAATTCGAATAGCGATAGTTAAACTCAGTGACCGAGCGCCCACCCAGCACCTGGCAGAATTTCAGGAAGCTGCCTTTTTGCTCAGGGATCGTCACGGCGAGTAACGCTTCACGCTGTTCGCCCAGCTCGCAACGTTCAGAAACGTAACGCAGGCCGTGGAAGTTAACGTTCGCCCCGGATAATACGTGAGCGAGGCGTTCACCACGGATCTGATGCTGCTGGATGTACTTTTTCATCCCCGCCAGCGCCAGAGCACCAGACGGTTCAGCAACCGCACGAACATCTTCGAACAGATCTTTCATCGCAGCGCAGATAGCATCGCTATCTACCGTAATGATGTCGTCGAGGTATTCCTGGCACAGACGGAACGTTTCATCGCCGATGCGCTTAACCGCGACGCCTTCAGCAAACAAACCGACGCGCGCCAAATCAACGGGCTTGCCCGCATCGAGTGCTGCTTTCAGGCAGGCTGAATCTTCCGCTTCAACGGCAATCACTTTGATTTGTGGCATCAGTTGTTTGATCAACACCGCCACACCCGCTGCCAGACCGCCGCCGCCGACCGGTACGAAAACGCGATCGATATGCGCATCTTGTTGCAGCAGTTCCAGCGCCAGTGTGCCCTGCCCGGCAATGACTGCCGGGTGGTCAAACGGAGGAACGTAAGTGAAGCCTTGCTGCTGAGAAAGTTCGATGGCTCGAGCTTTCGCTTCATCAAAGTTGGCACCGTGTAGCAGGACTTCACCGCCAAATGCGCGGACGGCATCAACTTTGATATCCGCTGTCGAAACAGGCATCACTATCAAAGACTTGATACCCAAACGCGTTGAAGAAAGCGCAACACCTTGTGCATGATTGCCCGCTGAAGCCGTAATCACGCCGCTGGCTTTTTGCTCACTGTTCAGCCCCGCAATCATGGCGTATGCGCCGCGCAATTTGAAACTGTGCACCGGCTGGCGGTCTTCACGCTTCACCAGAATCACGTTATCCAGCCGTGAGGAGAGCTTTTCCATCTTCTGCAACGGTGTAACCTGCGCGACTTCGTAAACCGGTGCGCGCAGTACAGCTCGCAGATATTCCGCCCCGCAAGGGGCGTCAGGTAGTGGTTGTGACTCGGCCATGATTAGCCTCCAAGCTTACTTTTATCGCGCACCGCGCCCTTATCGGCACTGGTGGCAAGCATGGCGTAAGCGCGCAGAGCGAAGGAAACCTGGCGTTCACGCGCACGTGGAGTCCAGGCTTGCGCACCGCGAGCTTCTTGCGCTTCACGACGTGCAGCCATTTGCTGCTCGTTCAATTCCAGTTGGATGCCACGGTTTGGGATGTCGATGGCAATCATGTCGCCATCTTCAATCAGCGCAATATTACCGCCGCTTGCCGCTTCAGGCGAAACGTGACCGATAGAAAGGCCAGAGGTACCACCAGAGAAACGCCCATCAGTGACCAGCGCACAGGCCTTGCCCAGCCCCATAGATTTCAGGAAGGTCGTTGGGTAGAGCATTTCTTGCATGCCCGGCCCGCCTTTTGGCCCTTCGTAGCGAATAACGACCACGTCGCCCGCGACGACTTTGCCGCCAAGGATTGCTTCAACCGCATCATCCTGGCTTTCGTAGACTTTTGCAGGGCCACGGAATACCAGGCTTTCGTCGTCCACACCCGCTGTTTTCACAATGCAGCCATTTTCAGCAAAGTTGCCGTAAAGCACCGCCAAACCACCTTCCTGGCTATAGGCATTTTCTTTGGAACGGATACAACCGTTTTGGCGGTCAACATCCAGAGAATCCCAACGGCAGGACTGCGAGAAAGCTTTTGTGGTACGAATGCCCGCCGGACCTGCGGAGAACATGCTTTTCACGCTTTCGTCTTTGGTCAGCATGACATCGTATTGTTCCAGCGTTTGCGTCAGGGTCAGACCCAGAA
Coding sequences within:
- the ilvA gene encoding threonine ammonia-lyase, biosynthetic, with the protein product MAESQPLPDAPCGAEYLRAVLRAPVYEVAQVTPLQKMEKLSSRLDNVILVKREDRQPVHSFKLRGAYAMIAGLNSEQKASGVITASAGNHAQGVALSSTRLGIKSLIVMPVSTADIKVDAVRAFGGEVLLHGANFDEAKARAIELSQQQGFTYVPPFDHPAVIAGQGTLALELLQQDAHIDRVFVPVGGGGLAAGVAVLIKQLMPQIKVIAVEAEDSACLKAALDAGKPVDLARVGLFAEGVAVKRIGDETFRLCQEYLDDIITVDSDAICAAMKDLFEDVRAVAEPSGALALAGMKKYIQQHQIRGERLAHVLSGANVNFHGLRYVSERCELGEQREALLAVTIPEQKGSFLKFCQVLGGRSVTEFNYRYSNSSEACIFVGVRLTRGVEERHEIIELLNAGGYGVVDLSDDEMAKLHVRYMVGGRPSKPLRERLYSFEFPESPGALLKFLQTLGTHWNISLFHYRSHGTDYGRVLAAFELGENEPDFETRLNELGYDCHDETNNPAFRFFLAG